A genomic region of Cytobacillus sp. IB215665 contains the following coding sequences:
- a CDS encoding metal-dependent hydrolase produces the protein MDTGTHIVMGIAIGGLATLDPIAGADSITAQGIMIGAIVGSLAPDLDTILKFNNAKYIRNHRGITHSIPAVLLWPLLITFVLYFIFPSGNALHIWIWTFLAVILHVFVDIFNAYGTQALRPFTKKWVALGVINTFDPFIFIMHILGIFVWKLGAYPGYTFLTMYMIIAIYYVIRLIKQRQITNSILKHHKDVESITISPTFKFNQWHLAIATKNNFYVARAMDDDIILHDKYEKHPVPNSPIIDAAKKDENLSAFLSFSPIYRWVINEFDDYYEVKFIDLRYRSKGHYPFVAVVQLDLDLNIISSYTGWVFSDQKLRKKLNMMTY, from the coding sequence TTGGATACTGGAACACATATAGTTATGGGAATTGCTATCGGTGGTTTAGCAACACTTGATCCGATAGCAGGAGCTGATTCAATAACTGCACAAGGCATCATGATAGGAGCTATTGTTGGCTCACTTGCACCCGATCTAGATACAATATTGAAATTTAACAATGCAAAATACATTCGAAATCACCGAGGCATTACACATTCTATTCCTGCGGTATTACTATGGCCTTTGTTAATCACTTTCGTTTTATATTTTATATTTCCTAGTGGGAATGCGCTACATATATGGATTTGGACATTTCTAGCTGTAATCCTCCATGTTTTTGTCGACATTTTTAATGCTTATGGGACACAAGCTCTGCGACCTTTTACAAAAAAATGGGTTGCTCTAGGCGTAATAAATACCTTCGACCCTTTTATATTCATTATGCATATTCTTGGTATTTTCGTATGGAAGCTAGGAGCCTATCCAGGTTATACTTTTTTGACAATGTATATGATAATTGCTATCTACTACGTGATACGACTGATTAAACAGCGACAAATTACTAACTCGATTTTAAAACATCATAAAGATGTCGAAAGTATAACAATATCTCCTACATTTAAATTTAATCAATGGCATTTGGCTATAGCTACAAAAAATAACTTTTATGTAGCAAGAGCTATGGATGATGATATTATTTTACATGATAAATATGAAAAGCATCCTGTTCCTAATTCACCGATCATTGATGCTGCCAAAAAAGATGAAAACTTGTCAGCATTTTTATCATTCTCACCTATTTATCGTTGGGTAATCAATGAGTTTGATGATTATTACGAAGTAAAATTTATTGATTTACGGTATCGTAGCAAAGGACATTACCCATTCGTCGCAGTTGTTCAACTTGATTTAGACTTAAATATAATAAGCTCATATACAGGATGGGTATTTAGTGATCAAAAGCTTAGAAAAAAATTAAACATGATGACATACTAA